Below is a window of Streptomyces sp. WMMB303 DNA.
TCGATGGGAGCGAGGCCGGGGCTTCGCCACCAACAGCGCCACGACGTCCGCTGCGCGGCTGGGGCGCGGGCGAGCTGCCGGGAACGCTCGCCTCCTGCAGCGACCACCAATCAGGTTGCTGAGGCCCGAGTTCCCGCCAGCCTTTGGGAAGAGTCGCACCGTACGGGGCGAACGCCAGCACCGGAATGGCAACTTCCGCCAGCGAGGCTCCGCCGTGATAGCCGGCCTGCCGGTTTCCGTAGCGGGCCGTGGTGTCCCACAGGGCGGTCACCCTGTTGCCTGCCGCGACCACACGCCGGCCCGACAGGACGATTTCGCCTTCGCCGGCCGGCTTGGTTCCGGAGCGATGCCGCGCGGAGAGCGCGTCGGGCATCTCGGTCTTGTGCGTGTCGTGGTCGAGCACATGGCCATGGTCGGACGTGAGGACCAGCGCCCTGCCTCCGGCACGGGCAAGCGAGAGGAGTTCTTCCATGCCGAGTAGTTCATCGAGCCACCAGTGCGACATGGCACGGTCCTCGCCGAGCCGGTCGTCGATGGTGTTGATCACGACTCCGACGTGCGCGTCCGGGTCTGCCAGTGCCTCCGTCAGCTCACTGCCGAGTGCGTGCCCGTCCTCGCCGCGCAGATCGGCCTTATGAAAGAGCTGGACGGTGGCGCCGCCCCAGAAGCGGTGTGAGGTGAAGCGCCGGCGTTCTTCCTGCTGATCGATCTCCGTCAGTTCACCGGCGAAGAGCGAGCCCCGCGAAACCTTGGTGAGAGTGGGCAGCGCCGCGAGCATGCCACGCCGGTGTTCCGGCTCATCAGTGTCGGTGACCGGGTCGTACTCCGCCCAGGAGCGGGCTCGCAGCTGCTCCGCCAGCCCCGCGGCGACGGCAGCACTGGCTCCGTCGAGAAGGAGGAAAAGGAGCGGCGGCCCCGCGGGCCGGGAGGGACGAGAGCGCTTGATCACCGGAGCCAGGACCCGACGGGCGAAGTCCTCGACGGCGAGCGCGTCGCGCGGCGTTCCTCCTGCTCGTGTCTCCTCGGCCAGGACCTGAGCGAACTGTTCGTCGATGGTGTGCCGGCGCCTGCGGACGGCGGCACTCACCGAGGCCAGCGCCGCGGGCAGCTCCGGGTGGGCGTGGTCGCCGTCGCTGACCCAGCCGAGGGCGAGATCGACCCAGGCGGAGTCACGGATGTGCCGCTGGATGGCCTCGGCCGTCGTGGTGGGCTCGTCCGGCAACGGTCGGGTGAGCCAGGTGACCAGCCGTTGCGCCATCCGCAGCCGGATGAGCGAGTCACGATGGCTGGCGAGGCGGAAGAACTCGTGGCGTTCCAGCCGCTCCGTGGCCTCCGCCAGGTCCGTCAGCCGATCACTGTTCGAGGTGGATTTGGCGTCCCGGGGGACACACCGGGTCAGCGCACGCGCTACGGCGCGGTAGCGCACGTTCTGGCCCGCTTCCAGCAGATCGCTGGCCGCTGCGGCCTCCTCGGCTCCGACTTCCCTGGTCAGCATGTCGGCCCGAGCCATCAGGGCGCGCGGATCAGGGCCGTCGGTTGCCGAGACGTCTTCGGCTGTGCGTACCGAGCGGGCTGTCATGAGGGTGCGCATGAACGCCTCGGCCTCAGCGCCGAAAGCGGCGAGGGAGTCGTCGTCGATCCGCTGGCTGCCGAACTTCAATTCCGCGCGCCCGCGTGCCCGGTCCGCACCCGCGGGGGCGGCGGGACTCCACAGCGCGGCGCAGAGCAGTCCCACGGGAACCGCATCGGTGCCGTTCCCTGCCGCGAAGAGCGCGAAGAGAGCGGTGAGCGCCTGGTGTCCGCGCATGCCCACACGGTCGGGGTCGGCCAACCACGTGGTTACGCCCTGGCTTTCCTGGTCGTGGAGTGCGGTCAGGCGCGCCCCGGCGCCGGGTGTCAGCGACCAGGCCAGCAGCGCGTGCACATCGAGGTTGTCGGGGTCCAGGCGATGGTGGGCGACCGACAGCCGGGCCGCCGCCAGCCGGGAGAGTGCGGTGTCCCGGGAGAGCACGGTGCCGGTGATCTTCGGCCAGTCCTCCTGCCCCGCGGCGTCGATCAGCGCCTCGGCAGCCCAGCTCTCCGCCGTCAGCCGCGGGTCGAGGTCGCGGGCGCCGAAGAGGCGGCGGACAACGGCCCACGGCTCTATGGGGTGGACGCAGTTACGGTAGACGCGGGCCAGCACGCCGGGACCGAGAACAGCTTCTTCGACATCAGTGAGGACGGCCAGTACCTCGGTGTCGGCAACATCGCTGTCCTGCCAGGCATCCAGTGCGTCCAGGACAGCCAGCGGTGAGACTGCGGTCACCACACGAGCCGTCCTGCCCCGGCTGAGTACGAGGTACTCGGGGCCGTTCCAGTGCGGCTCGGCTCTCACCAGCACGATCCGGGGCTCGCCCGCTGCGAAGGAGCGGGCGTCCAGGACCTGTCGCACCGCCGCCGGGTGAGCGGCACGGGGGCTGGCCTGCCCGGCGCCGAGAGCGGCGGGGGCCGGGGCGGTACTGCTGTTCACGGCTGTTCAACCACCTGCCACACGACGCGGATACGGGTCCGGGGGGCGACATCTGCCGTCTGGCTCAGCTCCGCGCCCAGCCGTCCAGCCGCATCGACGGAGTCGACCTCGAACTGACCGGCAGGCACCGGGGCGGCGCCGGAGGGGGCATCCTGTGTCTGCGCTGCCGGTGCCGGCGGAAAGCGGTTGGGTGCGGGGACGACAGCGGTACGGGAGTCCTCGGCGGACGTGCCGGAGTGGGCGGTGCCCGTTGA
It encodes the following:
- the pglZ gene encoding BREX-2 system phosphatase PglZ, translating into MNSSTAPAPAALGAGQASPRAAHPAAVRQVLDARSFAAGEPRIVLVRAEPHWNGPEYLVLSRGRTARVVTAVSPLAVLDALDAWQDSDVADTEVLAVLTDVEEAVLGPGVLARVYRNCVHPIEPWAVVRRLFGARDLDPRLTAESWAAEALIDAAGQEDWPKITGTVLSRDTALSRLAAARLSVAHHRLDPDNLDVHALLAWSLTPGAGARLTALHDQESQGVTTWLADPDRVGMRGHQALTALFALFAAGNGTDAVPVGLLCAALWSPAAPAGADRARGRAELKFGSQRIDDDSLAAFGAEAEAFMRTLMTARSVRTAEDVSATDGPDPRALMARADMLTREVGAEEAAAASDLLEAGQNVRYRAVARALTRCVPRDAKSTSNSDRLTDLAEATERLERHEFFRLASHRDSLIRLRMAQRLVTWLTRPLPDEPTTTAEAIQRHIRDSAWVDLALGWVSDGDHAHPELPAALASVSAAVRRRRHTIDEQFAQVLAEETRAGGTPRDALAVEDFARRVLAPVIKRSRPSRPAGPPLLFLLLDGASAAVAAGLAEQLRARSWAEYDPVTDTDEPEHRRGMLAALPTLTKVSRGSLFAGELTEIDQQEERRRFTSHRFWGGATVQLFHKADLRGEDGHALGSELTEALADPDAHVGVVINTIDDRLGEDRAMSHWWLDELLGMEELLSLARAGGRALVLTSDHGHVLDHDTHKTEMPDALSARHRSGTKPAGEGEIVLSGRRVVAAGNRVTALWDTTARYGNRQAGYHGGASLAEVAIPVLAFAPYGATLPKGWRELGPQQPDWWSLQEASVPGSSPAPQPRSGRRGAVGGEAPASLPSRRPEARRAPRKEEHGQGALVSLDDVVVDGTGEQPPTPEPTPPSPDNSPAQALVGELRASPIMQAQIDSLPRKETFDTIAAALRALVEAHGILPVTTVAEQAGKRTSRASGFAATLQRALNYDQAEVLTLTDNGRSLRLDLPLLRRQFGLDKAGGTRS